Proteins encoded by one window of Geobacter sp. DSM 9736:
- a CDS encoding capsule assembly Wzi family protein: protein MICNKRTSLVAVLALAFFFSFAETSWGLASNNIPLDSPMYFYLEKLAGFGLIRDDITGLRPYSRAEAARLVIEAERTMEENGGGRDRVAESILSELRILLAREISLYREPDKAPRFDFNPLSGYRVRNVYLDGASRSYERPVHDPGGDGVFGIGSGLRPDNRYPSLVQQHGTEGTPLLENNEGIRYVDGHNIEIRVAGEAYAGHYVAGLLEPLLVSSRRTDDTRLFLNKAYLKLGGGGLEIEVGRDANWFGLGYRGAITLTNNARNFDHVKLSSPEPISLRYIGDIKYAFILSRFDQSSAGGVERRPYFLGAKLSVKPTENLELGLNLGRQAGGPGVNNGLGETVRGLVGGTNSDNTNSIAGLEARYRIPLLRNTEVYGEFSGEDSAFFWPIVESYVAGFFIPVLSDSGKDDFRFEYFWGDQILYTHSTFPQGYIYQGRPIGHLQGGAAQEFFFRYSHWFSPRNRLALEYIHGERGNVGRVTVNAVGEFDPAGILQAVERRNSWRVEWNLPLRGDIDFNALYGWERINNVDLRPGSDRTNQVFKVDISYRY, encoded by the coding sequence ATGATTTGCAATAAGCGAACATCCCTTGTCGCCGTCCTTGCCCTCGCTTTTTTCTTCAGTTTCGCGGAGACAAGCTGGGGGCTCGCCTCCAACAATATTCCTCTCGACAGCCCTATGTACTTCTACCTGGAGAAACTGGCTGGTTTCGGTCTGATCAGAGACGATATCACCGGGTTGCGTCCTTACTCGCGGGCGGAAGCGGCGAGACTCGTAATCGAAGCGGAGCGGACCATGGAGGAAAATGGAGGGGGAAGGGACAGGGTGGCAGAGTCGATCCTTAGTGAGCTCCGCATTCTGCTTGCCCGTGAGATCTCCCTCTACCGCGAACCTGATAAAGCCCCTAGGTTCGACTTCAATCCCCTGTCAGGTTACAGGGTACGCAACGTCTACCTTGACGGCGCGTCCCGCAGCTATGAGCGTCCGGTCCACGATCCAGGTGGGGATGGCGTTTTCGGCATTGGTTCGGGTCTGCGGCCCGATAACAGGTACCCCTCTCTCGTGCAGCAGCATGGTACTGAAGGAACGCCGCTTCTGGAGAACAACGAGGGAATCAGATACGTGGATGGCCATAACATAGAGATTCGCGTGGCGGGCGAGGCGTATGCAGGACACTATGTTGCGGGCCTATTGGAGCCGCTCCTCGTATCCTCTAGGAGAACCGATGATACACGGCTCTTTCTGAACAAGGCTTATTTGAAACTTGGAGGAGGAGGGCTCGAAATTGAAGTAGGACGTGACGCAAACTGGTTCGGGCTGGGATATCGTGGTGCCATAACACTTACCAATAATGCGAGAAACTTCGACCATGTCAAGTTGTCAAGCCCCGAGCCGATCAGCCTCCGTTATATCGGAGATATTAAATATGCCTTCATACTCTCCCGCTTCGACCAATCGTCTGCGGGCGGAGTCGAGCGCAGGCCGTACTTCCTTGGGGCTAAGCTTTCGGTGAAGCCTACGGAGAACCTTGAGCTCGGTCTCAACCTAGGCAGGCAGGCGGGTGGGCCGGGGGTGAACAACGGGCTGGGGGAGACAGTGCGAGGTCTAGTTGGCGGCACAAATTCAGACAACACCAACAGTATTGCCGGACTGGAAGCCCGGTACCGGATACCTTTGCTGCGTAATACCGAGGTATATGGTGAATTTTCCGGCGAGGATTCGGCTTTCTTCTGGCCAATCGTCGAGAGCTATGTAGCCGGCTTTTTCATACCCGTTTTAAGTGATTCTGGTAAAGACGACTTTCGTTTTGAGTACTTCTGGGGAGATCAAATTCTGTACACCCATAGCACTTTCCCACAAGGGTATATCTACCAAGGCAGGCCTATTGGTCACTTGCAGGGAGGTGCAGCGCAGGAGTTCTTCTTCCGTTACAGTCATTGGTTTTCCCCCCGAAACAGACTTGCTTTAGAATACATCCATGGTGAGCGTGGAAATGTCGGTCGTGTTACAGTGAATGCCGTCGGAGAGTTTGATCCAGCGGGGATCCTGCAGGCAGTCGAGCGGCGGAATTCGTGGCGGGTTGAATGGAACCTGCCACTGCGCGGTGATATTGATTTCAATGCATTGTATGGCTGGGAACGGATAAATAATGTCGACCTTAGGCCAGGTAGCGATCGGACGAACCAGGTGTTTAAGGTCGACATCAGTTACCGTTACTGA
- a CDS encoding YicC/YloC family endoribonuclease, translating into MVKSMTGYGKAETSSSVGKLTVEIRTVNHRYGEVSVKLPRTLLSCENVVRKAVFERLKRGKIEVSIQQEASPGAGIVLEPDIELARGYAEAFRKLQSSLGIEGPIPLSLIVSQRDVLNPREISSAAEDLELNLLAAVQQAVDSVDKMRIREGNALVQDLEERRKGLNLLIAGIEERAPLIVAEHAARLRERVRQMLGDLQVDEMRLAQEVALLADKSDVTEELVRFRSHLQQFDETLLLDEPVGRKLDFLMQELNREVNTIGSKANDGEMAAVVVQIKAELERIREQVQNIE; encoded by the coding sequence ATGGTAAAAAGCATGACCGGATACGGCAAAGCCGAGACTTCCTCCTCCGTTGGCAAGCTTACGGTGGAAATTCGGACTGTAAACCATAGGTATGGCGAAGTGTCGGTGAAATTGCCGCGCACCCTTCTTTCCTGTGAAAACGTGGTAAGAAAGGCAGTTTTTGAGCGGCTCAAGCGGGGGAAGATCGAGGTTTCCATTCAGCAGGAGGCTTCCCCTGGTGCTGGGATAGTTTTGGAGCCGGATATTGAACTGGCGAGGGGCTATGCTGAAGCTTTCCGTAAGCTACAGTCTTCTCTCGGTATAGAGGGGCCGATTCCACTGTCACTGATCGTTTCTCAAAGAGATGTTCTGAATCCTCGTGAAATATCCTCTGCTGCGGAAGATCTGGAGCTTAACCTGCTGGCGGCAGTTCAGCAGGCGGTTGATTCCGTAGACAAGATGCGCATCCGTGAAGGTAATGCACTTGTTCAGGACCTAGAGGAGCGTCGCAAAGGCTTGAACTTATTGATTGCCGGAATAGAGGAAAGAGCTCCGCTGATTGTGGCTGAGCATGCAGCTCGTTTACGTGAGCGCGTCCGGCAGATGCTGGGGGATTTGCAGGTTGACGAAATGCGACTTGCTCAGGAAGTGGCGCTGCTCGCCGATAAAAGTGATGTAACGGAGGAATTGGTCCGGTTTAGGAGTCACCTGCAGCAGTTCGATGAGACGCTTCTGCTCGACGAGCCAGTGGGGCGCAAGCTGGATTTCCTTATGCAGGAGCTCAACCGTGAGGTGAATACCATCGGTTCCAAGGCAAACGACGGAGAGATGGCCGCGGTAGTTGTCCAAATCAAAGCCGAACTCGAAAGAATCCGGGAGCAGGTGCAGAATATCGAGTAG
- the gmk gene encoding guanylate kinase, which produces MKKEGILFVISAPSGAGKTSLCKEVVDIFKNLRHSVSYTTRKARPGELHGRDYFFIPPEEFQRMVSAGEFAEWAEVHGNFYGTALKTLHEYRTNGVDVILDIDCQGARQLKEHYSGGVFIFILPPSYGELRRRLDCRNSDACDVIERRLENAAGEIRESRWYDYIIVNDVFSKAVEELKAVLVAERCRTSRVIETVADMFELEKGVS; this is translated from the coding sequence ATGAAAAAGGAAGGAATCCTCTTCGTCATTTCGGCTCCATCGGGAGCCGGCAAAACCTCACTTTGCAAGGAAGTCGTTGACATTTTCAAGAACCTGCGGCATTCTGTCAGCTACACAACCCGAAAAGCTAGGCCCGGCGAGCTTCATGGCCGGGATTATTTTTTCATCCCCCCCGAAGAATTCCAGCGTATGGTTTCGGCGGGAGAGTTCGCCGAATGGGCCGAGGTTCATGGTAACTTCTATGGAACGGCCCTCAAGACCCTCCATGAGTACCGCACCAACGGGGTAGACGTCATTCTCGACATCGACTGCCAGGGTGCACGTCAGTTGAAGGAACATTACTCGGGAGGAGTTTTCATCTTCATCCTTCCTCCCAGTTACGGCGAGTTGCGGCGGCGGCTGGACTGTAGAAATTCTGATGCTTGCGATGTTATCGAACGTCGTCTCGAAAATGCGGCAGGAGAAATTCGTGAGTCTCGCTGGTATGATTATATTATAGTTAATGATGTGTTCAGCAAGGCGGTGGAAGAACTCAAGGCGGTGCTGGTGGCGGAGCGGTGTCGCACCTCCCGGGTGATTGAGACGGTTGCTGACATGTTTGAACTTGAGAAAGGAGTGTCCTGA
- the rpoZ gene encoding DNA-directed RNA polymerase subunit omega → MARVTVEDCLEKVDNRFLLVMLAAKRVKQLYKGAKPQIENKGGNKNVVMSLREIAAGKVKYELSSRKSR, encoded by the coding sequence ATGGCCCGAGTAACTGTTGAAGATTGCCTTGAAAAGGTTGATAATCGCTTTCTTCTTGTAATGCTTGCAGCAAAACGTGTAAAGCAGCTCTACAAGGGTGCTAAGCCGCAAATCGAGAACAAGGGCGGGAACAAGAATGTTGTGATGTCCCTCCGTGAGATCGCTGCTGGGAAGGTTAAGTACGAGCTTTCGTCGCGCAAGAGCCGTTGA
- a CDS encoding bifunctional (p)ppGpp synthetase/guanosine-3',5'-bis(diphosphate) 3'-pyrophosphohydrolase, which yields MIRLNDILDKLTTYNPAPDLELVRKAYVFCAKVHQGQTRLSGEPYLVHPMEVAAILADLKLDVATVTTGLLHDTVEDTLTTLEELEEVFGAEVARLVDGVTKIGKIHFKTKEESQAENFRKMLLAMSNDIRVILVKLADRLHNMRTLQYQPEPKQRSIAKETLDIYAPIANRLGISWVKSELEDISFRYLDSQVYYDLASKVAKKKKEREADVEEVREILAQKLVEHNIKGEVSGRSKHLYSIYRKMQSRNVDIDQIYDLIAIRVLVEDIRECYEVLGIIHSTWKPIPGRFKDYIAMPKGNMYQSLHTTVIGPKGERMEVQIRTLEMHRVAEAGIAAHWKYKEGKGYDEKEVKRFAWLRQLLEWQQELQDSREFMDTVKVELFPEEVYVFTPKGDVKAFPKGSTPIDFAYSVHTDIGHRCVGAKVNGKLVPLKYELKTGDIIEVVTSPHHTPSKDWLKLVKSSRARNKIRAWIKTEERKRSISLGREIVEKDFRRYSLNLGKLQKSGEIKRVAAEFGFVAEDDLMASVGYGKLSSNQLIGKLIPEERLAEHQERKETRVGKVIEKLRGKSSSAIQINGVDDVMVRFGKCCNPLPGDDVVGFITRGRGVTIHTADCPLAMESDPERRIEVTWNKDKKTALPVKIRVACHDEKGMLANITTAITNCEANIVSASIQSTVDKRGLNTFEVDVTDLEHLNKVINSIMKLRGVIRVERLRS from the coding sequence ATGATACGACTGAACGATATCCTCGATAAGCTGACAACCTATAATCCTGCTCCTGATCTGGAGCTCGTTCGAAAGGCGTACGTCTTTTGCGCCAAAGTGCACCAGGGGCAGACCCGTTTGTCGGGAGAACCCTACCTCGTGCACCCGATGGAAGTCGCAGCCATTCTTGCGGACCTGAAGCTCGACGTGGCTACGGTTACGACCGGTCTGCTGCACGACACTGTGGAGGATACCCTCACTACTCTGGAAGAACTGGAGGAAGTCTTCGGAGCTGAGGTAGCTCGGCTGGTGGATGGTGTCACAAAAATCGGTAAAATTCATTTCAAAACCAAGGAAGAGAGCCAGGCAGAGAATTTTCGCAAGATGCTCCTTGCCATGTCCAATGACATCCGCGTTATCCTCGTTAAGCTGGCTGACCGTCTTCACAATATGCGCACTCTTCAGTACCAGCCGGAGCCCAAACAGCGCAGTATCGCCAAGGAAACCCTCGACATCTATGCTCCTATTGCCAATCGGCTCGGAATTTCCTGGGTTAAGAGCGAATTGGAGGATATCTCGTTCCGTTACCTGGACTCGCAAGTCTACTACGATCTTGCCTCCAAAGTGGCAAAGAAGAAAAAGGAGCGTGAGGCCGACGTTGAGGAGGTTCGCGAGATTCTAGCCCAGAAACTGGTGGAGCATAATATAAAAGGAGAGGTATCCGGGCGTAGCAAGCACCTTTATTCAATCTACCGTAAGATGCAGAGCCGCAACGTGGATATTGATCAGATCTATGATTTGATCGCTATACGCGTCCTGGTTGAGGATATCCGCGAATGTTATGAAGTTCTTGGCATAATCCATTCCACTTGGAAGCCGATTCCGGGTCGCTTTAAAGACTACATAGCGATGCCGAAGGGGAACATGTACCAGTCGCTCCATACAACGGTGATCGGTCCCAAGGGGGAGCGGATGGAGGTGCAGATACGCACCCTTGAGATGCACAGGGTGGCGGAAGCCGGGATTGCAGCGCACTGGAAATACAAAGAGGGGAAGGGGTACGACGAGAAGGAAGTAAAGCGATTTGCCTGGCTGCGCCAGCTCCTGGAGTGGCAGCAGGAGCTGCAGGATTCTCGTGAGTTTATGGATACGGTGAAGGTGGAGCTCTTTCCGGAGGAGGTCTACGTCTTTACGCCAAAAGGTGATGTGAAGGCCTTTCCCAAGGGGTCGACTCCAATTGACTTTGCCTACAGTGTCCATACCGATATCGGTCACCGATGCGTGGGTGCCAAGGTTAACGGGAAGCTCGTTCCCCTGAAATATGAACTGAAGACAGGTGACATCATTGAGGTCGTCACGTCCCCTCACCATACTCCGAGCAAGGATTGGCTCAAGCTTGTAAAGAGTTCGCGGGCGAGGAACAAGATTCGCGCCTGGATCAAGACAGAGGAGCGGAAGCGAAGCATATCTCTCGGCAGAGAGATAGTCGAAAAGGATTTTCGCCGTTACTCCCTGAACTTGGGGAAACTGCAGAAAAGCGGCGAGATAAAACGTGTAGCAGCTGAGTTCGGCTTCGTTGCCGAGGATGACCTGATGGCGTCCGTGGGGTACGGAAAGCTTTCGTCCAACCAGTTGATCGGCAAGCTGATTCCTGAAGAACGACTCGCGGAGCACCAGGAGCGCAAGGAGACCCGAGTCGGCAAGGTAATAGAAAAGCTCAGGGGGAAATCGTCCAGCGCTATTCAGATCAACGGCGTGGACGACGTCATGGTCAGGTTCGGCAAGTGTTGTAACCCTCTCCCTGGCGATGATGTTGTGGGTTTCATCACTCGCGGCCGTGGTGTAACCATTCATACCGCTGACTGCCCCCTGGCTATGGAGAGCGATCCCGAGCGGCGGATCGAGGTGACGTGGAACAAGGACAAGAAGACCGCGCTACCCGTCAAGATCCGTGTAGCATGTCATGACGAGAAAGGGATGCTGGCCAATATAACTACCGCCATTACGAATTGCGAGGCAAATATCGTCAGTGCATCCATTCAGAGTACGGTGGACAAACGGGGTCTCAACACATTCGAGGTAGACGTTACCGACTTGGAGCATCTCAACAAGGTTATCAACAGCATCATGAAATTGCGTGGAGTTATTCGAGTCGAGAGGCTTAGAAGCTGA
- a CDS encoding RidA family protein — translation MKKTIHSDKAPRAIGPYSQAVIGGGMVFCSGQIPLDPETGELRGGGIREQTEQVMENISAVLGVAGVSFRDIVKTTIFMTDLSDFAIVNEVYGSRFDSEPPARSTVQVSALPRGALVEIEVIALAG, via the coding sequence ATGAAAAAGACGATCCATTCGGATAAAGCACCAAGGGCGATAGGCCCTTATTCTCAGGCTGTAATCGGAGGGGGAATGGTGTTTTGTTCGGGGCAGATCCCCCTTGATCCGGAGACGGGGGAGCTTCGAGGGGGTGGGATCAGAGAGCAGACCGAGCAGGTGATGGAGAATATTTCCGCCGTGCTGGGAGTGGCAGGTGTCTCATTCCGAGATATCGTTAAGACGACAATATTTATGACGGACCTGAGCGACTTCGCTATCGTCAACGAAGTGTACGGCAGCCGGTTTGATTCTGAACCGCCGGCACGTTCGACGGTCCAGGTCAGCGCCCTGCCAAGAGGAGCACTCGTCGAAATAGAGGTGATCGCTCTGGCCGGCTGA
- the rpmB gene encoding 50S ribosomal protein L28, producing MSKVCEICGKGPSFGNNVSHANNKTRRIWYPNLQKVKAISNGAVRSVKVCTRCIRSGSVTKAL from the coding sequence ATGTCCAAAGTATGTGAAATATGCGGTAAGGGTCCGAGCTTCGGTAACAATGTCAGCCATGCCAACAACAAGACCCGTAGGATCTGGTATCCGAACCTGCAGAAAGTCAAGGCAATCAGCAACGGGGCTGTAAGAAGCGTAAAGGTTTGCACCCGCTGCATCAGGTCCGGAAGCGTGACGAAGGCACTCTAG
- a CDS encoding YdcF family protein codes for MTILRGILSLLVILFLIVAVLFVDFAYKTFSLRPRDVAADGIVVLAGGRGRVEEGLKLFREGKARWLFLIGVDPSVRKGDLFKERPGESLGERVVLEKASRNTLENAIYAREILVDKKIRSIRLITSRYHMKRATVIFRNTLPKDIAIYSHPVDSKNLRGEWWSHSGSFRLLFGEFYKYCMFRFFFLFASGELRPSVNSSSS; via the coding sequence ATGACCATACTTCGGGGAATCCTTTCGCTCCTGGTGATACTCTTTCTAATCGTTGCCGTCCTCTTCGTAGATTTCGCATACAAGACCTTCTCCCTCCGCCCCCGTGATGTCGCAGCAGACGGGATCGTCGTGCTGGCGGGAGGAAGGGGGCGTGTGGAGGAGGGGTTAAAGCTGTTTCGGGAAGGGAAGGCGCGCTGGCTGTTCCTGATCGGAGTGGACCCATCAGTCCGAAAAGGGGACTTGTTTAAGGAACGCCCAGGAGAGAGCCTTGGGGAGCGTGTCGTCCTGGAAAAGGCTTCCAGAAATACCCTGGAAAACGCCATTTATGCACGGGAGATACTGGTTGACAAGAAGATAAGATCAATCCGGTTAATAACTTCCCGATACCACATGAAGCGCGCAACAGTCATCTTCCGGAACACGCTGCCGAAGGACATAGCCATTTACTCTCACCCCGTGGACAGTAAGAACCTCAGAGGAGAGTGGTGGAGCCACAGTGGCAGCTTCCGGCTACTCTTCGGCGAGTTCTACAAGTACTGCATGTTCAGGTTCTTTTTTCTTTTCGCTTCAGGCGAGTTGCGACCCTCCGTCAACAGTTCTTCGAGTTGA
- the metG gene encoding methionine--tRNA ligase, whose amino-acid sequence MSRTFYITTPIYYVNDVPHIGHAYTTLAADVLSRYRKLQGYDVHFLTGTDEHGQKVEKAANTAGETPLELADRVVKRFQALWEKLDISYTDFIRTTQERHKQGVSHLFEKVMKQGDIYLGEYEDWYCTPCETFWTETQLIDFKCPDCNRPTEKLKEESYFFRMSKYQEQLLAHIEANPDFIQPKSRRNEIIAFVREGLRDLSVSRTSFTWGIPVPGNDRHIIYVWFDALANYITALGYPDQSGDFGKYWPVDVHLIGKDILRFHAVYWPTFLMAAGLPLPKKVFAHGWWTVEGQKMSKSLQNVVEPNMLIDRYGVDAVRYFLLREVPFGLDGDFSHAALVNRINSDLANDLGNLLNRSTAMINKYFDGIVQKPEQLEPIDLAHLKKTSAMVDQVETCLTELAFSKALQAIWETISAGNKYIDETAPWALAKEPAKVERLGTVLYCLLESQRIVHTLLSAFMPGTAAKALAWLGTDGAQTDAALQWGGLVPGTKIIKAEPLFPRIEDKPEL is encoded by the coding sequence ATGAGCCGCACTTTTTATATCACCACACCCATCTATTACGTTAACGATGTACCCCATATAGGCCATGCCTATACTACGCTTGCCGCAGACGTGCTCTCCCGATACCGAAAGCTGCAGGGATACGATGTCCATTTCCTGACTGGAACTGACGAGCACGGGCAAAAAGTGGAAAAAGCCGCCAATACAGCGGGAGAGACACCTCTTGAACTCGCGGACCGGGTAGTAAAGCGTTTTCAGGCGCTCTGGGAAAAGCTTGATATCTCGTACACCGATTTCATTCGCACTACCCAGGAGCGGCACAAGCAGGGTGTATCACACCTGTTCGAGAAGGTGATGAAGCAGGGAGACATTTATCTCGGTGAGTACGAAGACTGGTATTGCACCCCCTGTGAAACCTTCTGGACCGAAACGCAGCTCATAGATTTCAAATGCCCGGACTGCAACAGACCGACGGAGAAGCTGAAGGAAGAATCCTATTTCTTCCGGATGAGCAAGTACCAGGAGCAACTCCTCGCACACATCGAAGCAAACCCTGACTTCATCCAGCCGAAATCGCGCCGAAACGAGATTATCGCATTTGTACGGGAAGGCCTTCGAGACCTGTCAGTATCCCGCACATCCTTCACTTGGGGTATCCCGGTCCCCGGAAATGACCGCCACATCATCTACGTCTGGTTCGATGCGCTAGCCAACTACATTACAGCTCTCGGTTACCCCGACCAGTCAGGCGATTTCGGAAAATACTGGCCCGTCGATGTCCACCTCATCGGCAAGGACATCCTACGCTTCCACGCAGTTTATTGGCCCACGTTTCTAATGGCCGCCGGACTGCCGCTCCCGAAAAAGGTCTTTGCTCACGGCTGGTGGACTGTGGAGGGGCAGAAGATGAGCAAAAGCCTTCAGAACGTGGTAGAGCCAAATATGCTCATCGACCGCTACGGCGTGGATGCGGTGCGCTATTTTCTGCTCCGGGAGGTTCCGTTCGGGCTTGATGGCGACTTTTCCCACGCCGCGCTTGTCAACCGGATCAACTCCGACTTGGCCAATGACCTGGGAAACCTTTTGAATCGATCAACTGCCATGATCAACAAATATTTCGACGGGATCGTTCAGAAGCCGGAACAGCTTGAACCCATCGACCTGGCCCACCTGAAAAAAACGAGTGCAATGGTGGATCAGGTCGAGACATGTCTGACCGAACTGGCGTTCAGTAAAGCACTCCAGGCCATATGGGAGACCATCTCCGCCGGGAACAAGTATATCGACGAAACCGCGCCATGGGCTCTCGCCAAGGAGCCGGCGAAGGTGGAAAGGCTTGGAACGGTATTGTACTGCCTCCTCGAATCGCAGCGAATCGTGCACACTCTCCTCAGTGCATTCATGCCCGGAACCGCTGCAAAGGCCTTGGCATGGCTCGGGACTGATGGTGCGCAGACCGACGCCGCATTGCAATGGGGAGGACTTGTCCCAGGTACAAAGATCATCAAGGCGGAGCCGCTATTTCCAAGGATCGAAGATAAGCCGGAACTATAG
- a CDS encoding stage 0 sporulation family protein: MVRIVKVQFQQAGKLYDFNAGALQLKTGERVIVETERGKSIATVVIEPREFADTDAPEGIKSIIRKAHADDIDAASRNAAREKEAYSFCLTKIKERGMDMKLVRVEYLYDGSKAIFYFTADGRVDFRELVKDLAHTFHTRIEMRQIGVRDEAKMVGGIGICGRELCCASFLREFEPVSVKMAKEQNLALNPTKISGQCGRLLCCLGYEFETYCSLRKCLPKCGKRVNCGGVEGEVVKLNVLEGTVTVRTDDDRQVVLDGEAIKPEQISDRQKKTGRENEKGQAEPRESAPSGGKTRRDRRPEGKEREKKEKR; the protein is encoded by the coding sequence TTGGTACGAATAGTTAAAGTTCAGTTCCAGCAAGCGGGTAAGCTGTATGATTTCAACGCAGGGGCACTACAGCTGAAAACCGGTGAGCGCGTCATTGTCGAGACGGAAAGAGGGAAAAGCATTGCCACCGTCGTCATAGAACCACGAGAATTTGCAGATACCGATGCCCCTGAAGGAATTAAGAGCATCATCAGGAAAGCCCACGCCGATGACATAGATGCCGCCTCCCGTAATGCCGCCCGGGAGAAGGAAGCGTACTCCTTTTGCCTGACGAAGATCAAGGAACGCGGCATGGACATGAAGCTGGTAAGGGTCGAGTACCTCTACGACGGAAGCAAGGCTATCTTCTATTTCACTGCCGACGGCCGTGTTGATTTCCGGGAACTGGTGAAAGATCTCGCCCATACCTTCCACACCAGAATAGAGATGAGGCAGATCGGCGTGCGCGATGAGGCGAAAATGGTCGGCGGTATCGGCATCTGTGGCCGGGAGCTCTGCTGCGCCTCCTTTCTTCGTGAATTCGAACCGGTTTCGGTAAAAATGGCAAAGGAGCAGAATCTCGCCCTTAACCCAACCAAAATCTCAGGCCAATGTGGACGTCTTCTCTGCTGCCTCGGCTACGAATTTGAAACCTACTGCTCCCTGCGCAAATGCCTTCCGAAATGCGGCAAACGGGTCAACTGCGGAGGAGTGGAAGGCGAGGTCGTAAAGCTGAATGTGCTGGAAGGAACTGTAACCGTCCGCACTGATGACGATCGACAGGTAGTACTGGACGGCGAAGCTATAAAACCCGAACAGATTTCCGACCGTCAGAAAAAAACTGGTCGGGAGAACGAGAAGGGGCAAGCCGAGCCGCGGGAAAGTGCACCATCCGGAGGAAAGACCCGCCGGGATCGCCGTCCTGAAGGGAAAGAACGGGAGAAGAAGGAGAAACGATGA
- the holB gene encoding DNA polymerase III subunit delta', with product MSFSTLRGLSGTIGLLKRALISGKIAHSYLFTGIEGCGKKQTALAFIQAVFCGRDEGCGTCPSCRKITNLQHPDLHLLEPDGAFIKIDQVRELQKVLSYRSFEAPKKACIIDGADRLNTAAGNALLKTLEEPPGDALLILISSNPGSILPTILSRCQQLNFPALPQGEIEKYLVETGVTADTARVASSLADGSMRKAIDISREDTLQQRASVVGKLSTLSLQNIGSLFRCAEELAADKDQLKEILETLTVFLRDALLIHEGTQEIVNSDLMNLVKEQTGRNSRDSLLEKLHHVDDARRAIERNVNTRLALDILLMRLAGDAGLSCTPPQ from the coding sequence ATGTCTTTTTCAACTTTACGAGGACTCTCCGGAACCATAGGGCTGCTGAAGAGAGCTCTTATCTCCGGCAAGATCGCCCATTCATATCTTTTTACCGGCATTGAAGGATGCGGCAAAAAGCAGACAGCTCTTGCCTTTATTCAGGCAGTGTTCTGCGGCAGGGATGAAGGGTGCGGAACATGTCCCTCATGCCGAAAGATAACGAACCTTCAGCACCCGGATTTGCACCTTCTTGAACCGGATGGCGCCTTCATCAAGATCGACCAGGTAAGAGAATTACAGAAGGTCCTGTCATACCGCTCTTTTGAAGCGCCTAAAAAAGCATGTATTATCGATGGAGCTGACCGCCTCAACACCGCGGCCGGTAACGCTCTTCTCAAGACTCTTGAAGAACCGCCGGGGGATGCCCTCCTCATACTCATATCCAGCAACCCGGGGAGCATCCTGCCGACAATCCTTTCACGCTGTCAGCAACTCAATTTCCCTGCTCTGCCGCAAGGAGAAATCGAAAAGTACCTGGTCGAAACAGGTGTAACCGCGGATACTGCAAGAGTCGCCTCCTCACTGGCAGACGGCAGCATGCGCAAGGCTATCGACATCAGCCGAGAGGACACCCTCCAGCAGAGAGCCTCCGTCGTCGGCAAGCTCTCAACCCTCTCGCTCCAGAACATAGGCAGTCTCTTCAGATGCGCGGAAGAGCTTGCTGCTGACAAAGACCAACTCAAAGAAATCCTGGAAACGCTGACGGTCTTTCTGAGGGACGCCCTCCTGATTCACGAAGGCACCCAGGAGATTGTGAACTCCGACCTGATGAATTTAGTTAAAGAGCAGACCGGGCGGAACTCACGTGATTCGCTGCTGGAGAAACTGCACCACGTAGATGATGCCCGACGGGCTATCGAGCGAAACGTGAATACTCGACTCGCCCTCGACATTCTTTTGATGAGACTTGCCGGCGACGCCGGCCTTTCATGCACACCACCTCAGTAA